A genome region from Fervidobacterium changbaicum includes the following:
- a CDS encoding DUF72 domain-containing protein has translation MSLTEKNMTWFIGTSGFSFSDWVGTVYPDYIKPGEMFTYYWQHYGFNAVELNYTFYQMPSYRTIVSLLRKSPPGFKYAVKLHGSITHEKNLENVQEFLRSTDIIKQEGKLIGYLAQFPYMFKYSKENVDFLKRLAETMTGAELFIEFRSSTWVERDDIVLLIQEFESQVHVVVVDLPKLPGLYPFNTFYNIDEDSTYIRLHGRNSNWFTADEKTRYDYNYSDSELREIADEISSLASSKRFVFFNNCYRGQALKNALLFRTLVGGEKIGIF, from the coding sequence ATGAGTTTGACAGAAAAGAACATGACTTGGTTCATCGGAACAAGCGGCTTTTCTTTCAGTGATTGGGTTGGAACAGTTTATCCTGATTACATAAAACCAGGTGAGATGTTCACCTATTATTGGCAGCATTATGGATTCAATGCCGTTGAGCTGAACTACACATTCTATCAAATGCCTTCGTACCGGACTATCGTATCTTTGCTGAGAAAATCACCACCTGGTTTCAAGTATGCAGTAAAGTTGCACGGCTCAATAACACACGAGAAAAATCTGGAAAATGTTCAAGAATTTCTTCGAAGTACCGATATTATAAAGCAAGAGGGTAAGCTTATAGGATACTTGGCTCAGTTCCCATACATGTTCAAATATTCTAAAGAAAATGTAGATTTTCTAAAAAGACTGGCCGAAACAATGACCGGGGCTGAGCTTTTCATAGAGTTTCGAAGTTCAACATGGGTCGAGAGGGATGATATTGTTCTGCTGATTCAAGAATTCGAATCGCAAGTTCATGTAGTCGTTGTTGATTTACCAAAGTTACCTGGTTTATATCCATTCAACACCTTTTACAACATCGATGAGGATTCAACATATATTCGCTTACATGGTCGAAATTCTAACTGGTTCACCGCCGACGAAAAAACGCGTTATGATTACAACTATTCTGATTCTGAACTGAGGGAGATTGCAGATGAAATTTCTTCTCTAGCCTCGTCGAAGCGATTTGTTTTTTTCAATAACTGCTATCGTGGGCAAGCTCTGAAAAATGCACTTCTGTTTAGAACACTTGTGGGTGGTGAGAAGATTGGAATTTTTTAA
- a CDS encoding RNA polymerase sigma factor → MEFFKPSDGKNTSNVERFESVNGQNNWSDEKKLIKALAKGDEEAYRYLYRTYAPKIGALVKSFLGSDDIDDVIQEVFLRVYKGIKKFRGDSKLSTWIYKIAMNVCNNLYKKLKNNSILTDFEEGSSDEEYNEYHYQLSSEEDIKEEFSAEIVSRKIKEALDKLSPEDRALLYMKEVDGLTYAEIGKILDKPEGTIKSKLHYIKKQLKSFLGEALGDEQEEL, encoded by the coding sequence TTGGAATTTTTTAAGCCTTCGGATGGAAAAAATACTTCGAATGTTGAACGATTTGAGAGTGTCAACGGTCAAAATAATTGGAGTGATGAGAAAAAGCTGATAAAAGCCTTAGCGAAGGGTGATGAAGAAGCTTACAGGTACTTGTACAGAACTTACGCTCCAAAAATAGGTGCTTTAGTTAAAAGCTTTTTGGGTTCTGATGACATTGATGATGTAATCCAGGAAGTCTTTTTAAGAGTGTACAAAGGCATCAAGAAATTTCGCGGAGATTCTAAATTGTCAACGTGGATATATAAAATAGCGATGAATGTGTGCAACAACTTGTATAAAAAGCTCAAAAATAATAGCATACTGACCGATTTTGAGGAAGGATCAAGTGACGAAGAGTACAATGAGTACCACTATCAGCTCAGTTCTGAAGAAGACATCAAAGAAGAATTTTCAGCTGAGATAGTGTCGAGAAAGATTAAGGAAGCGTTGGATAAGTTAAGTCCCGAAGATAGAGCTTTGTTGTACATGAAAGAGGTCGATGGATTAACGTACGCAGAGATAGGTAAGATTTTGGACAAACCAGAAGGAACTATAAAGAGCAAGCTCCACTATATAAAAAAGCAACTGAAATCTTTTTTAGGGGAGGCATTAGGTGATGAACAAGAGGAACTTTGA
- a CDS encoding ATP-dependent helicase, producing the protein MKQDREIKEYKLETRESTGTKIVDEIMNELDAEQRNAVLNSFGKSVVIAGPGSGKTRVITYKIAYLLANGVKPSDILLVTFTRAAAREMIERAEKVTKRELSGMLAGTFHHVCNVLLRRYGSAIGIKSNFTILDEDDSVDLMKFVRSKFVTSKQMSKALPTPNELYSLYSYMNNTLQTPYEVVVKRAKRWINVIDIIEKIFEEYITEKEKQNVLDYDDLLLKMLRLLEENSDIRQRISSQFKWILVDEFQDTNILQLKIVQLLSQVHSNLFVVADDAQSIYSFRGARFENVKEIMDGANVFKIQTNYRSTDKIVELVNSMIPRSAVPKKLRAVRQSLQKPVVVNTYDHFDEARFIAQRIIEHVNEGANYRDIAVIYRAHSHSLELQLELSKRNIPFRLLSGLRFTETAHAKDVIAFLKIMENPYEIISWMRILKMLDNVGDVKAEKIANDITATEDPIGQFLKLNVKSSNIDELKNVIYKSLGKGPSEQIRNFYEDFYRNILEYHYQDFRDREEDIERLIEMASFYDSTEEFLSELIISEAREAELDRNEEEGGKVTLTTVHQAKGLEWKIVFVIGVNPGDFPHFLALKDGSIDEEERLFYVAITRAKDMLYITHSVLSRSDYFKAGKIERDFVEDIPPYLVEYWRVR; encoded by the coding sequence ATGAAACAAGACAGAGAAATAAAAGAGTACAAATTGGAAACTAGAGAGAGCACAGGCACTAAAATTGTAGATGAGATAATGAACGAACTCGATGCAGAACAACGGAATGCGGTTTTGAATTCTTTTGGTAAGAGTGTTGTCATAGCCGGTCCGGGTAGCGGGAAAACACGTGTAATAACTTATAAGATCGCGTATTTACTTGCAAATGGAGTAAAACCTTCGGATATATTGTTAGTTACATTTACGCGTGCCGCAGCAAGGGAAATGATAGAGCGCGCTGAAAAGGTTACCAAGAGAGAACTTTCTGGAATGCTTGCTGGAACGTTCCATCACGTTTGCAATGTGTTGCTTAGACGGTATGGTTCAGCCATAGGTATAAAATCGAATTTCACAATTTTAGATGAAGATGACTCTGTTGATTTGATGAAGTTTGTAAGAAGCAAGTTTGTAACATCAAAGCAGATGAGCAAAGCACTACCTACGCCGAATGAACTTTATTCTCTCTATTCCTACATGAACAATACCCTGCAAACACCTTACGAAGTCGTAGTTAAACGCGCAAAAAGATGGATTAATGTTATCGATATAATAGAGAAAATTTTCGAAGAGTACATCACGGAAAAAGAAAAACAGAACGTACTGGACTACGACGATTTATTACTTAAGATGCTCAGACTTTTGGAAGAAAACTCGGATATCCGCCAACGTATTTCATCGCAATTCAAATGGATTCTTGTTGATGAATTTCAGGACACCAATATACTTCAACTGAAGATTGTTCAGTTGCTCAGTCAGGTGCATAGCAACCTTTTTGTTGTTGCAGATGATGCACAAAGCATTTATTCATTCAGGGGCGCAAGATTTGAGAATGTAAAGGAAATCATGGACGGTGCGAATGTTTTCAAGATCCAGACGAACTACAGAAGCACGGACAAAATCGTCGAATTGGTGAATTCGATGATACCAAGGTCAGCGGTGCCGAAAAAGTTGAGGGCAGTTCGTCAAAGCCTTCAAAAACCAGTTGTTGTAAACACGTACGACCACTTTGATGAAGCGAGATTCATCGCTCAAAGGATTATAGAACATGTAAACGAAGGAGCAAATTACCGTGATATAGCGGTTATTTACAGAGCGCATTCTCATTCTTTAGAGTTACAGCTTGAACTCTCAAAGCGGAACATACCGTTTAGGTTGCTTTCAGGCTTACGGTTCACAGAAACCGCGCATGCCAAGGACGTTATTGCGTTTCTTAAGATTATGGAAAACCCTTACGAAATCATCTCCTGGATGAGGATATTGAAGATGCTGGATAACGTTGGCGATGTGAAAGCTGAGAAAATCGCAAATGACATTACAGCAACTGAAGATCCTATAGGCCAGTTCCTGAAGTTGAACGTTAAAAGCTCAAATATAGATGAGCTAAAAAACGTGATTTATAAATCCCTTGGTAAAGGTCCCAGTGAGCAAATAAGAAATTTCTACGAAGATTTTTATCGGAACATTTTGGAATACCACTACCAAGACTTCAGAGATAGGGAAGAAGATATTGAAAGACTTATCGAAATGGCCTCATTCTATGATTCTACTGAAGAGTTTTTGAGTGAACTGATTATTTCTGAAGCAAGGGAAGCAGAACTTGACAGAAATGAGGAAGAAGGGGGAAAAGTAACACTTACAACAGTTCATCAGGCAAAGGGTTTAGAGTGGAAAATAGTTTTTGTCATTGGTGTCAATCCGGGTGACTTCCCCCACTTTTTGGCCTTGAAAGATGGTTCAATTGATGAGGAAGAACGCTTGTTCTACGTTGCTATAACGAGGGCTAAAGATATGCTTTACATCACACATTCCGTTCTTTCACGTAGCGATTATTTCAAAGCAGGGAAAATTGAACGAGACTTCGTTGAGGATATTCCTCCCTACTTGGTTGAATACTGGAGGGTTAGGTAG
- a CDS encoding NfeD family protein — MITPVSFWIILGVLLMVLEIFTPTFFVFWFGLGSLAAAVVAYFYENTVFELLTFIIVSGILVLSTRKLAKKITGEEVRSINVDEIVGKEAIVMEQIDNKIGKGVVKVSGDMWRAMSYDDDIVIPQGEKVVIEKVEGAHVVVKPLRKTSDLENLDG, encoded by the coding sequence ATGATTACACCCGTTTCGTTTTGGATCATTCTTGGTGTTCTACTAATGGTTTTGGAAATATTCACACCGACATTTTTCGTATTTTGGTTCGGGCTTGGTAGTTTAGCAGCCGCAGTTGTCGCTTATTTCTACGAGAACACCGTTTTCGAGCTGCTCACTTTCATAATAGTATCAGGGATACTCGTTTTGTCAACGAGAAAACTTGCAAAGAAGATAACAGGTGAAGAAGTTAGAAGTATAAACGTAGATGAAATCGTTGGAAAAGAAGCGATAGTCATGGAGCAAATTGACAATAAGATAGGTAAAGGTGTGGTGAAGGTAAGTGGCGATATGTGGCGCGCGATGTCTTACGACGATGATATAGTTATTCCTCAAGGTGAAAAGGTGGTTATAGAAAAGGTAGAAGGTGCACACGTGGTTGTAAAACCGTTGCGCAAAACGTCGGACTTGGAGAATTTAGATGGATAA
- the thrS gene encoding threonine--tRNA ligase — protein MIMQVRLPDGSIKTYDGPVTPGQVAKEISEGLWRNAAGAIVNGQLWDLERPIDFDCELRIIKLDDAEATEIYRHTMSHIMAQAVMRIYGADKVKLGIGPTIENGFYYDFDIQDAKITEEDLPKIEEEMRKIIKEDLKIERFELPKAEAIEFMKQRGQTYKVELIEEIPDEKVSFYKQGEFVDLCRGPHLPSTGKVKHFKLLSVSGAYWRGNEKNPMLQRIYGTAFSKREDLENYLNMLEEAKKRDHRKLGPQLELFFINTDVAAGMPIFLPYGMTVLLELMNLSRRLHKKYGYKEVGTPLIMHEKLWRQSGHWDHYKNNMYFTEKEDVTYAVKPMNCPGHILIYKNKPVSYKDLPIRLFEFGRVHRYERGGVLHGLLRVRTFTQDDAHIFCREDQAVTEVTNVVRFIDELYSIFGFTYRATLSTMPEDHMGDEATWEKATEALRNALEETKVPYVVAEGEGAFYGPKIDFHVRDVIGREWQCATIQVDFQMPERFEITYKDADGSEKRPVMIHRALYGSLERFFGILIEHYAGAFPTWLAPVQTVVLPVSEKYSDYAKELTIRLNESEIRVELDDRNETLGYRIRENQMRKVPYMIIVGEKEKESGKISIRTREGKDIHDVDVEEFIAKVKDEITSRRISLSY, from the coding sequence ATGATTATGCAAGTAAGACTACCCGATGGAAGTATAAAAACTTACGACGGTCCCGTGACACCAGGTCAAGTAGCAAAGGAAATATCTGAAGGTCTGTGGAGAAATGCCGCCGGAGCAATCGTCAATGGTCAGCTATGGGATTTGGAAAGACCTATTGATTTTGATTGCGAACTGAGAATAATTAAGTTAGATGATGCTGAAGCTACGGAGATCTACAGACATACAATGTCTCATATTATGGCTCAGGCTGTCATGAGAATTTACGGTGCTGACAAGGTAAAACTTGGAATAGGTCCAACCATTGAGAACGGTTTTTATTACGATTTCGACATACAAGATGCGAAAATAACAGAGGAAGACTTGCCAAAGATTGAAGAAGAGATGAGAAAGATCATCAAAGAAGATCTGAAAATAGAAAGATTTGAACTACCGAAAGCCGAGGCTATAGAATTTATGAAACAAAGAGGGCAAACTTACAAAGTGGAGCTGATAGAGGAAATTCCAGATGAAAAAGTGAGTTTCTACAAACAAGGTGAATTCGTTGACCTCTGCCGAGGCCCACACCTTCCAAGCACTGGTAAGGTAAAACACTTCAAATTGCTCTCCGTTTCTGGAGCATATTGGCGTGGTAACGAGAAAAACCCCATGCTACAGAGGATTTACGGTACGGCGTTTTCGAAAAGGGAAGACCTTGAAAACTATTTAAATATGCTTGAAGAGGCAAAGAAAAGAGACCATCGAAAGCTTGGACCGCAACTCGAGCTTTTCTTCATAAACACAGATGTTGCTGCGGGTATGCCTATATTCTTACCGTACGGTATGACTGTTCTTTTGGAACTTATGAACCTTTCAAGAAGGCTTCACAAAAAGTACGGCTACAAAGAGGTCGGGACTCCTTTAATAATGCATGAAAAACTGTGGCGTCAAAGTGGGCACTGGGATCATTACAAAAATAACATGTATTTCACTGAAAAAGAAGATGTTACCTACGCTGTAAAACCAATGAACTGCCCAGGTCACATACTTATCTACAAGAACAAGCCGGTCTCTTATAAGGATCTTCCAATCAGGCTATTTGAGTTCGGTAGGGTTCATAGGTATGAACGCGGAGGCGTGTTGCATGGACTTTTGAGGGTTAGAACGTTTACACAAGATGATGCGCATATTTTCTGTAGAGAAGACCAAGCAGTTACAGAAGTTACTAACGTGGTCCGATTCATCGATGAATTGTATAGTATCTTTGGTTTCACCTACCGTGCAACACTCAGCACGATGCCAGAAGATCATATGGGTGACGAGGCAACTTGGGAAAAGGCTACAGAAGCGCTTAGAAATGCACTCGAGGAAACAAAGGTGCCTTACGTTGTTGCGGAAGGTGAAGGTGCTTTTTACGGCCCTAAGATCGACTTCCACGTCAGGGATGTGATTGGTAGGGAATGGCAATGTGCAACTATTCAAGTAGATTTCCAGATGCCGGAGCGCTTTGAAATTACCTACAAAGATGCAGATGGAAGTGAAAAAAGACCAGTTATGATTCACAGAGCTCTCTACGGTTCACTTGAAAGATTCTTTGGTATTCTTATTGAGCATTACGCTGGCGCATTTCCAACGTGGCTTGCTCCAGTCCAAACTGTTGTACTACCAGTTTCTGAAAAGTACTCTGATTATGCAAAAGAATTAACCATAAGGCTGAACGAAAGTGAAATTAGGGTTGAGTTGGATGACCGTAATGAAACACTCGGTTACAGGATAAGAGAAAACCAGATGAGAAAAGTACCATACATGATAATTGTCGGGGAGAAAGAAAAGGAATCTGGAAAGATATCGATCAGAACGCGTGAAGGAAAAGACATTCATGATGTAGATGTTGAAGAATTCATCGCAAAGGTTAAAGATGAGATAACCTCAAGAAGAATTTCGTTGAGCTACTGA
- a CDS encoding PHP domain-containing protein: MVLDLHTHTTASDGTLRPMELIQKAKLIGLEVLAITDHDTVSAFHQVDDSAFKDSKLLLVRGVEISAEYPTDSLHILGYNFRDSEKVEKVLNELIEYRNKRNELILEKMNQHGFNVTMEELKQIAKGKAVGRPHFARLMVEKGYVQSLDEAFQKYLKDGGLFFVEKKRLKPEEAIDLIKEAGGIAILAHPYQMLRDGKPYPIAPGVESLGDLIRYLVSRGLDGIEAYYSTHMPGQIEELLYIAEKYNLLITAGSDFHGDNRPNVKLGMNVPYRHIGKFLSKLF; this comes from the coding sequence TTGGTTCTGGACCTTCACACTCATACAACAGCTTCAGATGGTACACTAAGACCTATGGAGCTGATTCAAAAAGCCAAACTGATAGGCTTAGAAGTCCTAGCTATAACTGACCACGATACGGTGAGTGCTTTTCACCAGGTTGATGATTCTGCTTTCAAAGACTCTAAGTTATTACTTGTACGTGGTGTTGAAATAAGTGCCGAATATCCAACAGATAGTCTGCACATTTTAGGGTACAATTTCAGAGATTCTGAAAAGGTAGAGAAGGTTTTAAATGAACTAATCGAATATCGGAACAAAAGAAACGAACTAATCCTTGAGAAAATGAACCAGCACGGTTTTAATGTCACAATGGAAGAGCTGAAACAGATAGCCAAAGGCAAGGCTGTCGGCAGGCCTCATTTTGCTCGCTTGATGGTGGAAAAAGGATATGTACAAAGCTTAGACGAGGCATTTCAAAAATATTTAAAAGACGGCGGACTGTTTTTTGTAGAGAAAAAAAGGCTAAAACCTGAAGAAGCGATTGATTTAATAAAAGAAGCTGGTGGAATAGCTATACTGGCGCACCCTTATCAGATGCTTCGTGATGGAAAACCTTATCCAATTGCTCCAGGTGTAGAATCATTGGGTGATTTGATTAGATATTTAGTTTCAAGAGGTTTAGATGGTATAGAAGCGTATTACTCAACACATATGCCGGGTCAAATAGAAGAGTTGCTATATATCGCAGAGAAATACAACCTCTTAATCACCGCAGGAAGCGATTTCCACGGAGACAACAGACCAAATGTAAAGCTCGGGATGAACGTTCCTTACAGACATATTGGTAAGTTTTTATCTAAGCTGTTTTAA
- a CDS encoding DDE-type integrase/transposase/recombinase: MNNSTLSCPKCGSTSLYKNGHDKYGNQQFLCKLCHHSFKLSHSHKRKNFSFPYPKCTSCGKSMQIYKVRRSFVVFRCRACRTKDRVPFNLPEPVTLIPEKFKYFRFPIFFVLKAFVLYMKHNMSYRSLAHSLNIKVSHVTIYKWVIKLCTLFSVLFPTFTIENVFSVHADETVLVFKEQKYYVWLLVDHETNLILCWHVSKYRDMGQVKVLLEKFFGNSKPRNIELITDGLGAYESAVKLLFRNINHVVVPLGKNNQCESKFSLLKDFFRLKRGLKNTKNLAKYIQGFCVVKNLWKTHNGNINLILSHLHSFITTS, translated from the coding sequence ATGAACAACTCAACGCTCTCTTGTCCAAAATGCGGTTCCACCAGCTTATACAAAAACGGTCATGACAAATACGGTAACCAACAATTCCTTTGCAAACTCTGCCATCATTCTTTCAAACTCTCCCATTCTCACAAACGCAAAAACTTCTCTTTCCCTTATCCCAAATGCACTTCTTGTGGTAAATCTATGCAAATTTACAAAGTCCGTCGCTCTTTCGTTGTCTTCCGTTGTAGAGCTTGTCGTACCAAAGATAGAGTACCTTTTAACCTCCCCGAACCAGTCACCCTTATTCCTGAGAAATTTAAATATTTCCGCTTCCCTATCTTTTTCGTCTTAAAGGCTTTCGTTTTGTATATGAAACACAATATGTCTTATCGCTCTCTTGCTCATTCTCTTAATATCAAAGTATCTCATGTCACCATATACAAATGGGTTATTAAATTGTGTACTTTATTCTCTGTACTTTTTCCAACATTTACCATCGAAAATGTTTTCTCAGTTCATGCTGATGAAACTGTTCTTGTTTTCAAAGAACAAAAGTACTATGTTTGGCTATTAGTTGATCACGAAACTAACTTAATTCTTTGTTGGCATGTCTCAAAGTATCGTGATATGGGACAAGTCAAAGTATTGCTCGAGAAGTTCTTTGGTAATTCAAAACCTAGAAACATTGAACTTATTACTGATGGACTTGGTGCATATGAAAGTGCAGTAAAGCTGTTGTTCAGAAATATCAATCACGTAGTGGTACCGCTCGGTAAAAACAATCAATGTGAATCCAAGTTTTCATTGTTGAAAGACTTTTTCCGACTCAAGCGAGGGCTGAAGAATACGAAGAATTTAGCGAAATATATTCAAGGATTTTGTGTAGTGAAGAATCTTTGGAAAACGCACAATGGTAATATCAATCTCATTCTTTCACACTTACACTCTTTCATCACTACAAGTTAA
- a CDS encoding HD domain-containing protein — MTREEALELLKTHVTNKNLINHCLACEAIMRRLARHFGEDEEVWGLAGLLHDLDYDYTKDKPEEHGFKSVEILGDSVTEEIKNAILAHCEKKTPETLMERALYAVDPTSGFIVAAALIRPEKKLNVVDVPFLLNRFKEKGFAKGANREQMKSCENIGLTLEEFYALSLEAMKEIANEIGL, encoded by the coding sequence TTGACTAGGGAAGAAGCTTTGGAACTTCTCAAAACTCACGTAACAAACAAAAACTTGATAAACCATTGTTTAGCTTGTGAAGCCATTATGAGACGTTTAGCTCGTCATTTTGGTGAAGATGAAGAAGTATGGGGACTTGCTGGCTTACTCCACGATTTGGATTACGATTATACGAAGGATAAACCAGAAGAACATGGTTTCAAAAGTGTTGAGATTCTTGGAGATTCTGTAACCGAAGAGATAAAGAATGCCATTCTTGCACACTGTGAAAAGAAAACGCCGGAAACACTTATGGAAAGAGCACTTTACGCGGTGGACCCAACAAGTGGTTTTATCGTCGCTGCTGCGTTGATAAGACCAGAAAAGAAACTCAACGTTGTTGACGTACCATTTTTGCTCAACAGGTTCAAGGAGAAAGGATTTGCTAAGGGAGCTAATAGAGAGCAAATGAAGTCTTGCGAAAATATCGGACTAACTTTGGAAGAATTTTACGCTCTTTCGTTGGAAGCTATGAAAGAGATAGCCAACGAAATTGGTTTGTGA
- a CDS encoding radical SAM protein — MRCAIIDGYVDEPAVLGVPPYISTYVRYVAGVFVLKGYEVDYYTIDDVRAKDLWHAFSSYDYVVIIGGTTVPGKYIGGTPINPKEVTKIFNHAKSSYRILMGAIAKAFADSGGKLAKETSSIDSDEFVEDIAKWVADNLSEEYTKAIRLASIAGAVVVLQHPRYPYVIAEIEVSLGCERRTYCTFCTEPLLHPKFFSRPVKDIVDEIAELYNHGIRAFRLGRSANIIAFGSDWNGNKINPTAVEELYSGIRNSCPELRVLHTDNANPTYISRNLPHSARIIETIVQFNTAGDILSFGVESFDPVVRKKNNLDGEVGDIDIAVKVVNEIGAVRDKNGIPKLLPGINLIFGLFGETKKTYEINYKKLLEYLEHGFLLRRINLRQLMIFPGTPIYYLSKRRTLKVNKQLFEHYKYLIRNNIDNPMLKLVFPVGCVIENVIPEFKEGRLTFGRPLGTYPILVGVPAEFDRPSDIVIVGHGQRSVTGVRRIPLAALTFEELTALPGIGAKNAYRIKSEDFSTLDHKTVQFINEHFRND; from the coding sequence ATGCGTTGCGCAATTATTGACGGTTATGTAGACGAACCTGCGGTTTTGGGTGTTCCTCCCTACATCAGTACATACGTTAGATACGTGGCTGGTGTGTTTGTGCTAAAAGGATACGAAGTGGATTATTATACAATAGACGATGTGCGTGCCAAGGACCTATGGCACGCATTTTCTAGTTATGATTACGTAGTCATTATCGGTGGAACAACAGTACCAGGAAAGTATATCGGTGGAACACCTATAAACCCCAAAGAAGTAACTAAGATATTCAACCATGCCAAATCGTCTTACAGAATACTGATGGGAGCCATCGCAAAAGCGTTTGCAGACTCTGGTGGAAAACTAGCCAAAGAAACATCAAGCATAGATTCCGACGAATTTGTTGAAGATATCGCGAAGTGGGTTGCAGATAACCTTTCGGAAGAGTATACGAAAGCAATAAGATTGGCATCAATTGCTGGAGCTGTTGTGGTGCTTCAGCATCCGAGATACCCTTACGTTATAGCTGAAATAGAGGTCTCTTTAGGGTGTGAAAGAAGAACATACTGCACGTTCTGCACAGAACCGCTGTTACATCCAAAGTTCTTTTCGCGCCCAGTTAAGGATATTGTCGATGAAATCGCTGAACTTTACAACCATGGAATTCGTGCCTTCAGACTTGGCAGAAGTGCGAATATTATTGCTTTTGGAAGTGACTGGAACGGTAATAAGATAAATCCCACCGCTGTTGAGGAACTCTACAGTGGCATAAGAAATTCTTGCCCAGAGTTAAGAGTTCTGCATACGGATAACGCAAATCCTACCTACATTTCTCGAAACCTTCCTCATTCAGCAAGAATAATCGAAACTATCGTACAATTCAACACCGCAGGAGATATCTTGTCGTTTGGCGTCGAGAGTTTTGACCCAGTTGTTAGAAAGAAGAACAACTTAGATGGAGAAGTTGGAGATATCGATATTGCTGTGAAGGTGGTTAACGAAATTGGCGCGGTGCGGGATAAAAATGGTATCCCAAAATTGCTTCCGGGGATAAACTTAATATTTGGATTGTTCGGTGAAACCAAGAAAACTTATGAGATAAACTACAAGAAACTTTTAGAGTACTTAGAGCATGGGTTTTTACTTAGAAGAATAAACCTCCGCCAGCTGATGATTTTCCCAGGTACGCCTATTTATTATCTATCAAAACGGAGAACACTCAAAGTAAACAAACAACTCTTTGAACACTATAAATACCTCATCAGAAACAACATAGATAACCCTATGCTCAAACTGGTATTCCCCGTGGGATGTGTTATTGAGAACGTGATACCGGAATTCAAGGAAGGAAGACTTACATTTGGCAGGCCCCTGGGAACATACCCAATTCTCGTGGGTGTCCCTGCTGAATTTGACAGACCATCCGACATAGTGATAGTCGGACATGGACAAAGGTCAGTAACTGGCGTTAGAAGAATTCCTCTGGCTGCACTAACTTTCGAAGAATTGACAGCCTTGCCTGGTATTGGTGCTAAGAACGCGTACAGAATAAAATCCGAAGATTTCTCCACCCTTGATCACAAAACAGTTCAATTTATAAACGAACATTTTAGAAACGATTGA
- a CDS encoding HD-GYP domain-containing protein has product MLPEELVKLFKEAFGKEPICEDPSQGICILKENGYISVREKGRLIAQFEDNESDYGFVLQYYAKKAGLFTPQDKGIEELLRSLFVNIIVLTEVEDKNGFSHSQRVAKLAEEFARYLGWEESKVEELRNHAFLHDVGKIAIEQLMLYSPTRIRTFETHYEDHPTMGTIYLTIHESLWKYIPTVRHHHERWDGKGFPDKLKGEEIPYFARIIAILNYYDEVTNFVSADWDSEIKTPQQAVREIKNLAGTFFDPKLVEQFVRFVKDVHKVSIE; this is encoded by the coding sequence TTGTTACCTGAGGAACTTGTAAAACTTTTTAAAGAAGCGTTTGGCAAAGAGCCGATATGCGAAGATCCAAGTCAGGGAATTTGTATATTAAAAGAAAACGGGTATATCAGTGTTAGGGAGAAAGGTAGATTAATAGCTCAGTTTGAGGACAACGAGTCTGACTACGGCTTTGTCCTTCAGTATTACGCAAAGAAAGCAGGCCTATTTACACCTCAAGACAAAGGAATCGAAGAACTCTTAAGATCACTCTTTGTCAACATAATCGTTCTAACGGAAGTTGAGGACAAGAATGGATTTTCTCATTCACAGCGGGTTGCTAAATTGGCCGAAGAATTTGCCAGATACCTTGGTTGGGAAGAATCGAAAGTCGAGGAACTCAGAAATCATGCATTCTTGCACGATGTTGGAAAAATAGCGATTGAGCAACTGATGCTCTACTCGCCGACAAGGATTAGAACTTTTGAGACCCATTACGAGGACCACCCTACGATGGGAACGATTTACCTCACGATTCACGAAAGCTTGTGGAAGTATATCCCTACAGTTAGACACCATCATGAACGTTGGGATGGGAAAGGATTTCCAGATAAATTGAAAGGTGAAGAGATACCTTATTTTGCAAGGATAATCGCTATTCTCAATTACTACGATGAAGTTACGAACTTTGTATCTGCTGATTGGGATAGCGAAATCAAGACTCCACAGCAAGCTGTTAGGGAAATAAAGAACCTTGCAGGGACTTTCTTTGATCCTAAACTCGTGGAACAGTTTGTAAGATTCGTGAAGGATGTTCATAAAGTAAGTATAGAATGA